The Salicibibacter halophilus DNA window GCTTGCGTCCGTGGACGTCATTGAGTTGGCCGCGCGTAAAATCGAAGAGCATGGCCTTCAACAAACCGTCATTGACCCCGTGCTCGTCTGCAAAGGAGAAGATGAGGTTTTGCACCCGGAAACAGCGGACGCCTTGAGAGAAGTCCTCGTACCGAAAGCACTGGTCGCTACCCCGAACTTATTCGAAGCCGCTCAGCTGGCACAAATGAAGACGATCACAACCGTTGAAGGGATGAAAGAAGCGGCGAAACGCATTCATAACAATGGTACGAAATACGTCGTGGTCAAAGGCGGCAAACAGCTCGACGATGTTCGCGCGATTGATATCGTTTACGATGGGCATTCGTTTAAAATGCTTGAAACCGAAAAAATTGCCCACCCTTATAACCATGGGGCTGGCTGTACGTTTGCAGCCGCAATTACGGCCGAACTCGCAAAAGGCAGCGACGTCCACGATGCCATCGCGATCGCCAAACAATTCGTTACCGCGGCCATCACCCATGGCTGGCGCATGAATGAACACGTAGGCGCCGTCGATCACGGCGCTTATCGGAAACACGGAAACGAAACGAACATCGAAAAACAGACCGTGTGAAGCGGACGCGCGATTGATAAGGGGTGCGTTGAACCTTTCATCGCACCCCTTATCTGCGTTTTTGCCCGTTCTGGGGTGCGTTGTGCCTTTCATCGCACCCCTTATCTGCGTTTTCGGCCGTTCCGGGGTGCGTTGAGCCTTTCATCACACCACCGATTAACGTTTTCGGCCGTTCCGGGGTGCGTTGAACCTTTCATCGCACCCCTTATCTGCGTTTTTGCCCGTTCCGGGGTGCTTGTGGAAGTAGAATAAAAGTTGGACACACAAAATTGGTGCATTGTTAAAATGGATCTAAAGGAGTGTGCCTATTTTGCAACATCATGATATAGAATTTAAACGG harbors:
- the pdxK gene encoding pyridoxine/pyridoxal/pyridoxamine kinase is translated as MSIYKALTIAGSDASGGAGIGADLKTFQDQGVYGMSALTTIMAMKPETWEHQVFPQDIKAVEAQLETILSIGVDAMKTGMLASVDVIELAARKIEEHGLQQTVIDPVLVCKGEDEVLHPETADALREVLVPKALVATPNLFEAAQLAQMKTITTVEGMKEAAKRIHNNGTKYVVVKGGKQLDDVRAIDIVYDGHSFKMLETEKIAHPYNHGAGCTFAAAITAELAKGSDVHDAIAIAKQFVTAAITHGWRMNEHVGAVDHGAYRKHGNETNIEKQTV